The sequence below is a genomic window from Streptomyces sp. NBC_00289.
CGGCGGGTAGAGCACGGTCGCCTTCAGGACGCCGTTGTCCTGCTTGATGGCCTGGAAGGCGGAGAGCGCGCCCGCTCCGCCGACCATCAGGAAGCCGTCGCGCCCGGCCTGCTCGACGGCGCGCAGGGCGCCCACGCCCTGGTCGTCGTCGTGGTTCCACACCGCGTCGAACTTCGGCTGCGCCTGGAGGAGTTGGGCCATCTTGGCCTGGCCCGACTCGACGGTGAAGTCGGCGGCCTGGCGGGCGACCTTCTTGATGTTGGGGTAGTTCTTCAGCGCGTCGTCGAAGCCCTGGGTGCGCTGCTTGGTCAGCTCCAGGTTGTCCAGGCCGGCCAGCTCGATGACGCGGGCGCCGGACTTGCCCTTGAGTTTCTCGCCGATGTAGTTGCCGGCGTTCAGGCCCATGCCGTAGTTGTCGCCGCCGATCCAGCAGCGGTAGGCCTGCGGGGTGTTGAAGATCCGGTCGAGGTTGACGACCGGGATGCCCGCGCGCATCGCCTTGAGGCCGACCTGGGTGAGCGCCTTGCCGTCGGCGGGCAGCACCACCAGGACGTCGACCTTCTTGTTGATCAGGGTCTCGATCTGGCCGATCTGCGCGGCGGTGTCGTTGGAGCCCTCGGTGATCTCCAGGGTGACGTCCGAGTACTTCTTGGCGCGGTTCTCGGCGTTGTCGTTGATGGCGTTGAGCCAGCCGTGGTCGGCCTGCGGGCCGGCGAAGCCGATGGTGACGTGCTTGCCGGGCTTGTCGTCGGTGGCGGCCGGCTGGTCGTCGGCGGCCGGCTCGTCCTTGGCCTCGTTACTCGTGCAACCGGCGAGGAGGACACCGGCCGAGGCGGCCGCGGTCCCGAAGAGCATTCCTCTGCGACTGGTGAGACGGCTCGTGCGGCTCGTGAGTTCTGGCATGGCGGTGAACCCTTTCCTCAGGTCGTGCTCGCGGTACGGCGCTGGACCAGCACGGCGGCGACGATGATCGCGCCCTTGGCGATCTGCTGGACGTCGCTCTGCAGGTTGTTCAGGGCGAAGAGGTTGGTGATCGTGGTGAAGATCAGGACGCCGATCACGGAGCCGGTGATGGTGCCGCGGCCCCCGCTGAGCAGCGTGCCGCCGATGATCGCGGCCGCGATGGCGTCGAGTTCGTACAGGTTGCCGTTGGTGTTCTGGCCGGAGCCGGACAGGATGATCAGCAGGAAGGCGGCGATGCCGCAGCACAGTCCGGACAGCAGGTAGAGGTAGAGGCGCTGGCGGCGTACGTCGATGCCGGCCAGCCGGGCCGCCTCCGCGTTGCCGCCGACGGCGACCGTGCGACGCCCGAAGGTGGTGCGGTTGAGCACCAGCCAGCCGATGACCGTGACGAGGGCGAAGACCAGCACCAGGGGCGGGATGCCGAGGACGTAGGAGTCGCGCTCGCCCAGTTTCAGGATGTTGTCCACCGTGACGATCTGGGTGCGGCCGTCGGTGATCTGGAGGGCGAGGCCGCGCGCGGAGGCCAGCATGGCGAGCGTGGCGATGAACGGGACCACCCCGCCGTACGCGATGAGCAGTCCGTTGACCAGGCCGCAGCCGAGGCCGACGAGCACCGCGGTGAGGAGGATGCCGCCGAAGCCGTAGTCCTGTGTGGCGAGGGTGGTCGCCCACACCGAGGCGAGGGCGACGATCGCGCCGACGGACAGGTCGATGCCGCCGGAGGTGATGACGAAGGTCATGCCGACGGTGACGACGCCGATCACGGAGCCCTGGGTGAGGACGAGTTGGAGGTTGCGGGTGTCGAGGAACTCGTCGGGTTTGGTGATGCCGCCGATGAGGATCAGGGCGGCGAGCACGCCGAGGAGGGAGAGGGTGCGCAGGTCGGCGCGGGCGACGAGGCCGCGCCAGGCGGGCGCCTCACTCGTCGCCGGCAGTTTGCCGGCGCTGTCCCTGGGCGGGGAGACGGGCTGCGTCATGATGCCGGGCTTCCTTCCATCACCAGGTCGAGGACACGGTGTTCGTCGAGTTCGCGGGCGGGAGCCGTGTGGACGACCCGGCCTTCCCGCAGGACCAGGACGCGGTCGGCGAGGCCGAGCACCTCGGGCACCTCGCTGGAGACCAGGAGCACGGCGAGGCCTTCGTTCGCCAGTCGACGGACGACTGCATACAGTTCGGCGCGGGCTCCGACGTCGACACCGCGCGTGGGCTCGTCGAGCAGCAGAACCCGGCAGCCGCGCAGCAGCCAGCGGGCCAGGACGGCCTTCTGCTGGTTGCCTCCGGACAGGGTGCGGACCGGTACGGAGGGGTTGTCGGGCCGCAGCGACAGCTCACGCGTCGCCGCCCGCGCCGCGCCCAGTTCGGCCCGGCGGTCGATCCAGCCCCCGCGCGAGAAGCGGGACATGGAGGACACCGAGACGTTGCGGGTGACGGACTCCAGCATCAGCAGCGCCTGAGCCTTGCGCTCCTCGGGAGCGAGACCGAGCCCTGCCCGTACGGCGGCCCGTACGCTGCCGGGCCGAAGCGGGCGCCCGTCGACCCGCACGTGACCGGCGGTGGGCTTGCGGGCGCCGTAGATCGTCTCCAGGATCTCGGAGCGTCCGGAGCCGACCAGTCCGGCGAGTCCGACGATCTCGCCGGGGCGCAGGGTGAGGTCGATCGGCTCGAACTCCCCCTGCCGGGCGAGCCCTTGGACCTCCAGGACCGCGGTGCCGGCCGCCGGGGAGGCGGGCCGCTCGGGGAAGGCGTACTCGACGTTGCGTCCGGTCATCAGGGCGACGACCTCGCGCGTCGGGGTCGCCTTCGCGGGCAGTCCGCCGGCCACCGCCCGTCCGTCCTTGAGCACGGTCACCCGGTCGCCGATGCGGCGGATCTCCTCCAGCCGGTGCGAGATGTAGACGACGGCGACACCGTCCGCGGTGAGGTCGCCGACGATCCGGAAGAGGTTGTCGACCTCGTCCGGGTCGAGGGCGGCGGACGGCTCGTCCATCACGATGAGCCGTACGTCGTGGGAGAGCGCCCGGGCCATGGACACGATCTGCTGCTGGGCCGCCGGCAGTTCCCCGACGAGACGGGCCGGGTCGATCTCCGGGTGCCCCAGCCGGTGCAGCAGCGCGGTGGTCGAGGCGCGTGCCGCCTTCCCCCGTACGACGAATCCGGCGGTCGTGGGTTCGTGGCCGAGGTGGACGTTCTCGGCCACCGACAGGTGCTCCACCAGGTCGAGTTCCTGGTAGATGGTGGCGATGCCGAGGCGCATGGCGGCGATCGGTGAGCGGAGCGTGACCGGTTCGCCGCGCCAGTGGATGGTGCCGGTGTCGGGCTGGTGGGCGCCGGCCAGGACCTTGATGAGGGTGGACTTGCCGGCGCCGTTCTGGCCGAGCAGGCAGTGCACTTCGCCGGCCTGGACGTCGAGGTCGACGCCGTCGAGGGCTCGGACTCCGGGAAAGGACTTGGTGATGCCGGACATGCTGAGCAGCGGTGGTTGTGGAGCCATGCGGTGTCCCCTTGGCGGGCGTGCGGGCCGGTTTAAGGGTGTGCGTGCCCGGCGGGTGTTTTCGGGCAGGGCGGAGCAGGGCGCTGTGCTGGTGAGCTTGTGGCGGGGCGGGGCAGGCCGGGGCGAGTCGGGTCGGGTCGGTCAGGCGGGTGAGAAGAGGTGGTCGCTGATGAGCCGGGCCGCGCCGATGACTCCGGCGGTGGGCCCCAACTCCCCGAGGACGATGGGCAGGTTGCCGGTCGCGAGCGGGAGTGACTGGCGGTAGACCTGGGTGCGGATGGCGGCCAGCAGGGTGTGGCCGAGACCGGTCACCCCGCCGCCGATCACCACCAGGCCCGGGTTGAAGAAGCTGACCAGGCCGGCGATGACCTGCCCGACGCGGTCGCCGCCCTCGCGGATCAGGTCGAGCGCGGTGGCGTCGCCCGCGGCGGCCGCGGCGGCGACATCGATCGCGCTGAGGGTGCCGTTCGCCTCCAGCCGGGCGGCGAGTTCGTCGGAGAGCCCCTGCCGGACCGCCTCCATGGCGTCCCGGGCCAGAGCGGCCCCGCTGAAGTGGGCCTCCAGGCATCCCCGGTTTCCGCAGGCGCACGGACGGCCGTCGGGCACCGCCTGGATGTGCCCGATGTCCCCCGCGCTGCCGGTCGCACCGCGGTGGACCTCGCCGCCGACGACGATGCCGCAGCCGATACCGGTGCCGATCTTGACGCAGAGGAAGTCGCCCACGGAACGGGCGACGCCCGCGTGCTGCTCCCCCAGCGCCATCAGGTTCACGTCGTTGTCGACCATGACCGGGCAGCCGAGGTCCTGGCTGAGCGCCTCCCGTACAGGGAAGCCGTCCCAGCCCGGCATGATCGGCGGAGCCACCGGGACGCCCTCGGGGAAGCGGACCGGCCCCGGCACGCCGATGCCGGCGCCGTCGAAGCCCTCCGCGAGGCCGGACGCTCTCAACTTCGCTGCCATGGAAAGGACTTGCTCGAACACCGCGACCGGGCCCTCGCGCACGTCCATGGGCTGGTTGAGGTGCCCCAGCACCTCAAGTTCGGCGTTGGTGACCGCCACGTCGACCGAGGTCGCGCCGATGTCCACGCCGAGGAGGCGCAGGGCCGGCGCGAGCCGGATGTTGTGGGAACGGCGTCCGCCGCGGGAGGCGGCCAGGCCGTCGGCCACGACCAGGCCGGTCTCCAGGAGCCGGTCCACCTCCACGGCCAGTTTCGACCGGGACAGGTCCACCTGGTCACCCAGTTGCGCACGGGAGTTGGGGCCTCCGTCGCGCAACAGCTTGAGCAGCCGGGCCTGATGTGCGTTCGCGGGTCGCGCCGTCATGCGCCTCACGATCCCCTCCCGCCTCAATCAGCCATGTGGTGCCGGGCTTTCGAGGGGAACGTAGCAGCGGCTGCCGAACCTGGGAAGAAGCTGTGCACGGATTGCTGCGAACTTTCTCCACTCTCAGGACAAAGAAATCCGCCGTGCTCCACCAGGGCAGACGGGACGGGGCGCGGTGCGGTGTCCGCACCGCGCCCCGTTCGTGCGCGTTCGTACTCTTCTGCCCGGCGCGCCGTCAGGATTTCGCGCGGGCGTGGTACGAGCGCCGGGTGTGCTCGGTGTGCTCGCGCATCAGCTGGGTGGCGCGCTGCTCGTCCCGCTGCGCGATCGCGCCGATCAGCTCGCGGTGTTCGATCCAGGACTCGTGTCCGCGCTGCCGCGCGACCGGCGTGTAGTACCAGCGGACCCGGCGGTCGACCTGCGCGGCGAGTTCGGCGAGCACCGCGTTGCCGGCGAGCTCCATGACCTTCGCGTGGAAGCGGGCGTTGAGGGTGACGGCGGTGTCCACGTCGTCGGAGGCGACGGCCTTGAGTCCTTGGGCGAGCAGGTCGTCCAGGGCGTCGATGCCGGCGCTGTTCGCGTTCGCCGCGGCGAGCCGGGCCGCCTCGGCCTCGAGCAGCGTACGGACGGTGAGGAGCTGGTCGGCCTCCTCCTCGGTCGGCTCGTGCACGAACGCGCCCTGGGCGGGCCGCAGATCGACCCAGCCCTCGGTGTTCAGCCGCTGGAGCGCCTCCCGCACCGGCTGGCGGGAGACACCGAGATGGCCGGCGAGTTCGCTCTCGACGAGATGCTGGCCGGGCTGCAGGGCTCGGGTGGTGATGAGTTCGAGCAGCGCCTCGTAGACGCGGTCGCGCAGCGGACCGGGCCGTTCGAGCTTGGGCACCGCTCCCTGCGGCAGTCCTGGCGACAACATCACGGTCCCCCTCCTGGGCGACGCCGGGTGCCGCGGCTGAAGAGCACGTGTCCGCGGCGTCACGGTCACTGGACAACCAGTATCGATTGTCTTTCGTCTACAGTCTACGGCGCACAATGGCCAGGCAGCTGCGGCGAGGGCCTCGTCACACCACCGCCCGGGAGCCCATCACACCACCCGCCCGCGGACAGCGGCGCGCCATCGCCACCCACGACTAGGGGCAGCGGACGACCTGCCCGGCGTACGACAGGTTGCCGCCGAAGCCGAACAGCAGGACCGGGTCCCCGGTGGAGATCTCGCCCTGCTCCACCAGCTTGGAGAAGGCGAGCGGAATGCTGGCGGCCGACGTGTTGCCCGATCGGATGACATCGCGCGCGACGACGGCGTTGACCGCGCCGATCTTCTGGGCGAGCGGCTCGATGATGCGCAGGTTCGCCTGGTGCAGCACGACCGCGGCGAGGTCCTCCGGGGCGAGCCCGGCCCGTTCGCAGGCCCGGCGCGCGAGGGGCGGCAGCTGGGTGGTGGCCCAGCGGTAGACGCTCTGCCCCTCCTGCGCGAACCGCGCCGGCTGTCCCTCGATGCGCACCGCGTTGCCCATCTCGGGCACCGACCCCCACAGCACGGGCCCGATGCCGGGCTCCTCACCGTCCGCGCAGGCCTCCACCACGGCGGCCCCCGCGCCGTCGCCGACGAGCACGCAGGTCGTGCGGTCGGTCCAGTCCGCCACCTCGGACATCTTGTCGGCACCGATGACGAGGGCGCGGGTCGCGGCGCCCGCCCGCACGGTGTGGTCCGCGGTGGCGAGCGCGTGGGTGAAACCGGCGCACACGACGTTGACGTCCATCGCGGCCGGCGAGGGGATGCCGAGCCGGGCCGCGACCCGGGCGGCCATGTTCGGCGACCGGTCCACGGCCGTGGAGGTGGCGACCAGGACGAGGTCGATGTCGGCGGGCGTGAGGCCGGCCGCCGCGAGCGCCTTGGCGGCGGCATGGCCGGCC
It includes:
- a CDS encoding beta-ketoacyl-ACP synthase III, yielding MNGSRIAAVGHYQPAKVLTNEDLARLVDTSDEWIRSRVGIRTRHIAGPDEPVDELAGHAAAKALAAAGLTPADIDLVLVATSTAVDRSPNMAARVAARLGIPSPAAMDVNVVCAGFTHALATADHTVRAGAATRALVIGADKMSEVADWTDRTTCVLVGDGAGAAVVEACADGEEPGIGPVLWGSVPEMGNAVRIEGQPARFAQEGQSVYRWATTQLPPLARRACERAGLAPEDLAAVVLHQANLRIIEPLAQKIGAVNAVVARDVIRSGNTSAASIPLAFSKLVEQGEISTGDPVLLFGFGGNLSYAGQVVRCP
- a CDS encoding substrate-binding domain-containing protein codes for the protein MPELTSRTSRLTSRRGMLFGTAAASAGVLLAGCTSNEAKDEPAADDQPAATDDKPGKHVTIGFAGPQADHGWLNAINDNAENRAKKYSDVTLEITEGSNDTAAQIGQIETLINKKVDVLVVLPADGKALTQVGLKAMRAGIPVVNLDRIFNTPQAYRCWIGGDNYGMGLNAGNYIGEKLKGKSGARVIELAGLDNLELTKQRTQGFDDALKNYPNIKKVARQAADFTVESGQAKMAQLLQAQPKFDAVWNHDDDQGVGALRAVEQAGRDGFLMVGGAGALSAFQAIKQDNGVLKATVLYPPTMAASAIDLARALGQGKGVGGLAEFEIPASLTLYSAVVDKDNVDQYMSTGFK
- a CDS encoding GntR family transcriptional regulator — protein: MLSPGLPQGAVPKLERPGPLRDRVYEALLELITTRALQPGQHLVESELAGHLGVSRQPVREALQRLNTEGWVDLRPAQGAFVHEPTEEEADQLLTVRTLLEAEAARLAAANANSAGIDALDDLLAQGLKAVASDDVDTAVTLNARFHAKVMELAGNAVLAELAAQVDRRVRWYYTPVARQRGHESWIEHRELIGAIAQRDEQRATQLMREHTEHTRRSYHARAKS
- a CDS encoding ROK family protein, whose protein sequence is MTARPANAHQARLLKLLRDGGPNSRAQLGDQVDLSRSKLAVEVDRLLETGLVVADGLAASRGGRRSHNIRLAPALRLLGVDIGATSVDVAVTNAELEVLGHLNQPMDVREGPVAVFEQVLSMAAKLRASGLAEGFDGAGIGVPGPVRFPEGVPVAPPIMPGWDGFPVREALSQDLGCPVMVDNDVNLMALGEQHAGVARSVGDFLCVKIGTGIGCGIVVGGEVHRGATGSAGDIGHIQAVPDGRPCACGNRGCLEAHFSGAALARDAMEAVRQGLSDELAARLEANGTLSAIDVAAAAAAGDATALDLIREGGDRVGQVIAGLVSFFNPGLVVIGGGVTGLGHTLLAAIRTQVYRQSLPLATGNLPIVLGELGPTAGVIGAARLISDHLFSPA
- a CDS encoding ABC transporter permease; this translates as MTQPVSPPRDSAGKLPATSEAPAWRGLVARADLRTLSLLGVLAALILIGGITKPDEFLDTRNLQLVLTQGSVIGVVTVGMTFVITSGGIDLSVGAIVALASVWATTLATQDYGFGGILLTAVLVGLGCGLVNGLLIAYGGVVPFIATLAMLASARGLALQITDGRTQIVTVDNILKLGERDSYVLGIPPLVLVFALVTVIGWLVLNRTTFGRRTVAVGGNAEAARLAGIDVRRQRLYLYLLSGLCCGIAAFLLIILSGSGQNTNGNLYELDAIAAAIIGGTLLSGGRGTITGSVIGVLIFTTITNLFALNNLQSDVQQIAKGAIIVAAVLVQRRTASTT
- a CDS encoding sugar ABC transporter ATP-binding protein, with amino-acid sequence MAPQPPLLSMSGITKSFPGVRALDGVDLDVQAGEVHCLLGQNGAGKSTLIKVLAGAHQPDTGTIHWRGEPVTLRSPIAAMRLGIATIYQELDLVEHLSVAENVHLGHEPTTAGFVVRGKAARASTTALLHRLGHPEIDPARLVGELPAAQQQIVSMARALSHDVRLIVMDEPSAALDPDEVDNLFRIVGDLTADGVAVVYISHRLEEIRRIGDRVTVLKDGRAVAGGLPAKATPTREVVALMTGRNVEYAFPERPASPAAGTAVLEVQGLARQGEFEPIDLTLRPGEIVGLAGLVGSGRSEILETIYGARKPTAGHVRVDGRPLRPGSVRAAVRAGLGLAPEERKAQALLMLESVTRNVSVSSMSRFSRGGWIDRRAELGAARAATRELSLRPDNPSVPVRTLSGGNQQKAVLARWLLRGCRVLLLDEPTRGVDVGARAELYAVVRRLANEGLAVLLVSSEVPEVLGLADRVLVLREGRVVHTAPARELDEHRVLDLVMEGSPAS